Proteins from a single region of Pseudomonas quebecensis:
- a CDS encoding DUF1778 domain-containing protein, which yields MTTHSMPSLSATPDKTKPVPINMRVDFKKRDLIDVAAAMSGSDRTSFILDAACKKAEEVILDQRLFILADNDFDAFEQALQNNPVRSNTWLQKLLNRPTRWS from the coding sequence ATGACTACACATAGCATGCCGTCTCTATCAGCTACCCCAGATAAAACCAAACCCGTCCCTATCAACATGAGGGTCGATTTTAAAAAACGAGACTTGATCGATGTGGCCGCAGCCATGTCGGGAAGCGATCGGACCAGCTTTATCCTGGACGCTGCTTGTAAAAAAGCAGAGGAAGTAATCCTGGATCAACGTCTGTTCATCCTTGCCGACAATGATTTCGACGCCTTTGAGCAAGCCTTACAGAACAATCCCGTAAGGAGTAACACATGGCTACAGAAATTGTTGAACAGGCCGACCCGCTGGAGCTAA
- a CDS encoding GNAT family N-acetyltransferase — protein MATEIVEQADPLELSQPEKLNEHHNVDQFDCGEDSINEFLKKKAIKAQLAKTATVLVTCLKGSNVVVGYYTLSNGTIMRADVVPRKAQRNSPDQHPITILGRMGVCKTLQGQGLSLDLIQDAVLRSLAASEAVASTALVVHPLNEQLVGLYEKAGFLRSPQLSPIAMMLPLV, from the coding sequence ATGGCTACAGAAATTGTTGAACAGGCCGACCCGCTGGAGCTAAGCCAGCCGGAGAAGCTTAATGAGCACCACAATGTCGACCAGTTCGACTGTGGCGAAGACTCGATAAATGAGTTTTTGAAGAAAAAGGCAATCAAGGCCCAGCTGGCCAAGACCGCTACCGTTCTTGTCACCTGCCTGAAAGGCTCCAACGTGGTCGTGGGTTATTACACGCTCTCGAACGGGACCATAATGCGGGCAGACGTTGTTCCCAGGAAGGCACAGCGCAACTCCCCAGACCAGCACCCCATTACCATTCTGGGCCGCATGGGAGTTTGTAAGACGCTCCAAGGCCAAGGCTTGTCGCTGGATCTCATTCAAGATGCCGTGTTGCGATCTCTCGCCGCATCTGAAGCGGTCGCGTCAACCGCACTCGTTGTGCACCCGCTGAATGAGCAGCTCGTGGGGCTCTACGAAAAGGCTGGGTTCCTTCGTAGTCCCCAGCTATCACCGATAGCGATGATGCTCCCTCTCGTCTGA
- a CDS encoding DNA adenine methylase has protein sequence MTNPIVPWMGGKRRLSKRLLALFPDHECYVEVFAGGAAQYFKREEPAKVEVLNDLNGDLVNLYRVVQHHLEEFVRQFKWALSSRQIFEWQKLAVPETLTDIQKAARFFYLQHHAFGAKATGQTFGTATTGRPINLLRIEENLSQAWQRLSGTYVENLPWLKCAQKYDRPHTFHYMDPPYWKTEGYGVEFGFDQYELMAEFMRACEGKVMVSINDHPDIRLVFEGFRMEAMDIRYSTANPRKGVSEKTGELAIMNW, from the coding sequence ATGACAAACCCAATCGTTCCATGGATGGGCGGCAAGCGCCGGCTATCAAAACGCCTGTTGGCGCTGTTCCCTGATCACGAGTGCTACGTCGAAGTGTTCGCCGGCGGAGCGGCGCAGTATTTCAAGCGGGAGGAGCCGGCAAAAGTTGAGGTTCTTAACGACCTCAATGGCGACTTGGTGAATCTCTATCGAGTCGTGCAGCACCACCTGGAAGAGTTCGTGCGCCAGTTCAAGTGGGCGCTCAGCTCGCGGCAGATATTCGAGTGGCAGAAATTGGCAGTACCGGAAACACTCACGGACATCCAGAAGGCAGCCAGGTTCTTCTATCTCCAGCACCACGCGTTTGGGGCCAAGGCCACGGGGCAGACATTCGGCACTGCCACCACCGGCCGGCCTATCAATCTGTTGCGGATCGAGGAAAACCTGTCGCAAGCCTGGCAGCGCCTGTCAGGCACGTACGTCGAGAACCTTCCGTGGCTGAAGTGCGCCCAAAAGTACGATCGGCCCCACACCTTTCACTATATGGACCCTCCCTACTGGAAAACAGAGGGTTACGGCGTCGAGTTTGGCTTTGATCAGTACGAACTTATGGCGGAGTTCATGCGCGCCTGCGAAGGCAAGGTGATGGTAAGCATCAATGATCACCCGGATATCCGCCTGGTTTTTGAAGGGTTCCGCATGGAGGCGATGGATATCCGATATAGCACGGCCAACCCACGGAAGGGTGTGTCCGAAAAAACAGGCGAGCTGGCGATCATGAACTGGTAG